The sequence GCGTTTCTTCGTCTGAGTTTGATGAATAAATCTGAGATGGTGATATGGGAGGATACAGTTAGCTAGGACTCGATTTCCTTTCGAGTCTCGAACATATTTTTCAATGTTATATATCGTTCAATTATTTGTCCTGACAAGGATGGTAATGAAGCATAGAAAGGTTGTAGACAGACGTGGATTAAATTTCCTCTTAGACGCTCTATCCACTCGATGAAATTGCGTCTTTCTTCTTGTACAGGAACTTTGGTGATATGTagtactagaatattttgcaggtaaaaaacctttgcgaatgagctaaatcagcagaaaatgtgaccctatgcgatctaactattgcgttctggcaaggatcgtgtgtataatttaggttttgtgattttattgcgaattgatcaaccctcgcaaagttcgcatatgtttgatgctcgcaaaacattctagtaatacggtatcagGTACCAGTTTGTTCTTCACTCTCTGTTGACATTTGGTGGAGGGCAcgtgtgcacatgcatactaGTACGAGATATTTTCTGACAGATTCATGACAAAGGAATTTAATTTTACCTATTGCCTCCTCAAACAGCTGATCTCTTAGGTATAATCTTTCTCTCCGTTTATCTTTACTTGATCTCTGTTGGTCGAGCTGAGGCTATAAGCTGGAGTATAGTATATCATCATCACTGTAAGTAAAATTAGCCATAactggagaacaaagctttagtttgtaaatccacgaatcaaaatatccaagagaacgtggctagaagcctataagaagctgttagtttttgtcgtATTGCAACCGTTAtcgctggaatacacacacacacgcacatacagtcagctttaccatatcCCTCGTGTGGAtacgcctcaaggcataaaTATAGCATTTTTGCCGAAAAAGGAATCTTTAGAGGTGCTATTTAATTCTAGCACTATAACTGATGTCTGACTTGGCTTGGGGTGATACCACAGGATTTTACCAACAAGCAGACCAATTAAAGTTATGACCTAAACATTATTCATCTCAAACAATGTGTACAATACTACAAGATTAACTAATCAATGAAGAAGAAATTTATTATCTTGTAGGGAACAATGGGTAATAAGTGGGGGATAGTGGGAGTCAGCTTGTGCAATCGTGTATTGTCTGGTATAAAAAATCTTGGATTAAAGTATACAATAAGACCTGTCTATGGTATAATGCTATGGTATTGGTATAAATGTGTTGTTTTCGTCCAACATTAATAACTCGTCTTGTGATGACTGGCTTTGTTCTTCCGACGCTTGTTCCTCTGAGCAGAAAGACATCTCTAAACTAGCTGAATTAGTCTCGCTCATGTCTATCGTTTCTTGCATAGATGGCCCAACTGGCGACATGCTTGCCTCGTCCTGAAATGTGTAAGAGCTCGTTTCTTCATCTGAACGCGATGAAGAATCTGTAGTGTGCTGAGATGGTGGTGTAGGAGGATACATTCTGGATTCCATTTCTCCCTTGAGAATATCGAATTCATTTATCAATATCATATAATGTTGTTCAACTATTTGACGCGACAAGGAACCAAATGGAACATAGAAAGGTTGTAAACTCACACGGATTGATCTGCTTTCTAAATATATTATCCACTGAATAAAACTGTCTCTTTCTTCGTCTACAGGGATACTGGCGATGTGTAGTATCAGTTTGTTTTGCACTCCGTCAATCCTTTTTTCTTCCATGAACTCTGTAATCCCCTCTTGGCATTCGGTGGAGGGCACGTGTGCACATACCAGGACAAGACACTTTCTGACGTGTACCCATGACAATGGCATTTTGATTGTGCGTATCTCTTTCTCTATTTGATGGTTATCTCCATTTTCGTTCATCCTTAATGATTCTCTAATCCCTGTTGGTCGTTGCTCACTCCTCGTCACAGCTGAGACTATGAGCTGGAGTAGTATCATTTGGTGGTCATTTTCGTCTATAAAATATTTCTGTTTGAAGTCTGGCGACAATCTGAAGTGTTTAATCAGATTAGTCACGTGTGTAGTCCCGTTTTGAATGTTGCCAATTTGTCGGTTAACCCTTGCGTCTTCATCTATTCTAGTGGTCTTTTGTTGCTCGTTCATACTCACCGTTGTTGTTAGCGCATTAGTTTCTGAAATCACATTAATG is a genomic window of Halichondria panicea chromosome 15, odHalPani1.1, whole genome shotgun sequence containing:
- the LOC135348475 gene encoding uncharacterized protein LOC135348475 — translated: MAEGYITTDHDELTTSLRLKDFEDMDSFDPAFIKCFWDKRGKTGLACELELTVQSTPTTTTFVETSGPELHAEQVFIRNARRWLRQNRRWLRQNIRITPECLSVTMLISNSPCFKCREDLQEFFISCGVPNVYFTLRIARLYLEKSTPDEAERKLDYWIKDLEVRGVSVCLSAINVISETNALTTTVSMNEQQKTTRIDEDARVNRQIGNIQNGTTHVTNLIKHFRLSPDFKQKYFIDENDHQMILLQLIVSAVTRSEQRPTGIRESLRMNENGDNHQIEKEIRTIKMPLSWVHVRKCLVLVCAHVPSTECQEGITEFMEEKRIDGVQNKLILHIASIPVDEERDSFIQWIIYLESRSIRVSLQPFYVPFGSLSRQIVEQHYMILINEFDILKGEMESRMYPPTPPSQHTTDSSSRSDEETSSYTFQDEASMSPVGPSMQETIDMSETNSASLEMSFCSEEQASEEQSQSSQDELLMLDENNTFIPIP